ACCCCTGTAACCCGCCCACCACCCAGGTTCCGGTCACCGGCAGTGGTGGTATCGAATATGTCGTTGATCCGCTCAATCCGTCCGCCTGGCGTGACCCCAGCAGTTGGACCAACCAGTCCGAGATAGAGGCCGTGATCCTGGCGCAATGGAAATCCATGCGCGTGCGGGTTGATCGGGTAACCGATGACCCCGGCCTACTGGATCCCGAGAGTCGGCTCATCATGATGCAAACGCCGGGCTGGTGGAACGCCAACATGTTCCGCAGCGCGCCGGTGTCGATTCCGGGCATCAGCGACGATGTCTTTCCGACGGCCGACGGAGAACCCGCGCTCTGGAGCTTCTGGAAGGTCAGCTACTTCGAAAATGCGCTCGAGTTCCTGGACGAACCCGGCGAGTGGTATCTCGATGAGGCGAAGCAGCTGCTGTATTACATCCCGCGACCGGGTGAGGATCTGACCACGGCAGAGGCCGAACTGCCCGTGCTTGAGGCCCTGATCGACGTGCGCGGCGCAGCCGATGCGCCGGTGCGGTATCTGCGCTTTGAGAACCTGACCTTTGCCTACGCCACCTGGCTTGACCCCAGCAGCGCCGATGGCTATGTCAGCGACCAGAGCGGCTTTCATGTCGTTGGTGAAGACCATCTGACCAACTTCAGCGGCCATGTCGAGAATGTCCAGCGCACGCCGGGAAACCTGCGCTTTCTCTACGCACAGGATATCGGTTTCAGCGGAAATACAGTGTGGCACATGGGCGGTGTTGGCCTGGATGCGGGCGCCGGCAGTCAGCGGCTGCGCATCGTCAACAACCGTTTTGAAGACATCTCCTCCGCCGCCATTCAGCTCGGCGGCGTGCAGAAGGCCAACGCCCGCCCGGACAGCGATACCCGCACGGTGCGCAACAACCGCATCACCGACAATCAGATTCTCTATACCGGGCAGGACTATTTCGACGCCGCAGGCATTTTCGTGGGCTTTTCGACAGAGACCCTGATCGCCCACAACAGTATCAGTCATGTGCCATGGTCCGGCATCGCGCTCGGATGGGGCTGGGGGTTACTCGATCCAGGGTCCTATCCTGGCGTGTCCAATGCCTGTTCGGGTGACTGGGGCCAATACGACACTCCGACCATCAACAGCCGCAACCGGATTATCTTCAATCGCATCGAAAACTTTCTCGAAAAGCTCTGGGATGGCGGAGCGATATACACCCTTGGCCAGCAAGGCACCAGCCTCGACAACGGCCTGATGCTGGTTGGCAATGTCGCTAGCAACAAGCGACCTGAGGCCGGCTCCAACATCTTCTACACCGATGGCGGCAGTCGCTATGTCCAATTGCTGTTCAACGCGGAATTCGACAACTCAACAGGCTCTGTCGATTTTGGTTCGGGCGGTGCGCTGACCCAGCTCCTGCCCAACGCCACTCAGGAAATTCTCGGACTAATCAGTCTCGCTGACTTTCCCTATGGGGGGTCCATCGGCGGCTGCCGCACCTATGGCGACAACCTTTACCGGCAGAATTACCTCGCCAGTCTCTCGTTTTTCGACATCTGCCCCTTCACTGAGGCCGGAATCACTTATCCGACCAATCTCCAATTTGAGGACAACACGATCATCGAATTCCGCGAACAGGTGCCGCGGCGGATTCTCGACAAAGCCGGGCCGAGGTGATTCAGCCGCGTTATATCGCGGCGGAAAACACCGAAACATGCGGTACACATCAAAATCGGATCACCCGAGGACAACCCCATGCATCCTGCTCTTGAGCTAATGAGGCGCCCATGAGCGTCAGCAATTTAAGCCGGCTTGCCCTCATCCATGGACCTTCCGCCAAAGCGCTGCAGCCAGTGCGCCATTCGCCCAGCAATCTGCTCGCCCAGCACCAGCAGACATGGCGTCAAAATGAGCGTGAGCAGTGTCGCGATGCTCAGCCCGCCCACGATGGCGCTGGCCAACTGCGTCCACCATTGCGTTGATGGAGCGCCGAAACGGATGCTGCGGCCGATCAGGTCGATGTTCATTGCCAGCACCATGGGCATCAGCCCAAGCACCGTGGTGAGCGCGGTCAGGAATACCGGTCGCAAGCGACGGCGGCCGGTTTCCAGTGCAGTCGCGACCGGGTCCGGATACTCCCGGCGCAGGCGATTGTAGGTATCGATGAGTACGATATTGTTGTTGACCACAATACCGGCGAGCGAGATCAAGCCGAGGCCAACCATCACGATGCCGAAGGGCTGGCCGGTGACCAGCAATCCCAGCAGCACGCCGGCAGTCGAGAACACAATGGCCGAGAGCACCAGCAGCGCCTGATACAGGCTGTTGAACTGGGTGACCAGGATCAGCGCCATCAAGAAAATGGCGCTGATAAATGCCTGGCTCAGGAAGGTCGCGGCCTCGCGCTGATCGGCATCCTCGCCCTTGAAGCGAATCTCCACCCCAGCAGGCAACTCGGCCGCATCCAACGCATCGCGCAGCCGCTTGAGCTCGCTGTCGGCCAAGCGATCAGCGGCGACGTCGGCCTGAATGGTGACGGCGCGGCGCCCGCCGACCCGGTGTAGAGTGCCGACCTTGGGCGCCGGTGTCAGGGTAACGAAATTGCCGATGGGCACCATGCCGCCCGCGGTCGGGACTGTTAGCGTCTTGAGCTGATCGAGATGGCGGTCAGCTGCCGGAAAGCGCACCCGAATGTCGACCTCGTCGTCACTGTCATCCGGGCGATACTCTGACAGCAGAATGCCCTGAGTGAGCATCTGCACCGCATTGCCGAGCAGGGCGACATTGGCGCCATAGCGGGCGGCGCGCTCGCGGTCGACCTCCAGCCGCCATTCGATGCCCGGCAGCGGGCGGTCGTCCTGAACATCGGCGAAGCCGCCGAGACTGTCCATGACATCGCGCACCTGCGCAACGGTCGCATCAATCAGCGCCGTGTCGCGCGCGCTGAGCTCGATCTGGATCGGCTTACCCTCCGAAGGACCGCCCTCGGCTTTGCGGGTCTCGATCAGAATGCCGGGAATGTCATCCGTGCGCTCACGGATGTCGGCGAGAATGTCTTCCGCCGGACGGCGGCGAAACCAGTCGATGAATTCGAGCTGAATGGTGCCGATCACATCCTCGGCCGTCTGGCTCATCCCACTGTTGTTGTTGTGATATGAACGCGCGTAAATGGCCTTGAGCTCCGGCATGTCGAGAACACGCTGCTCGACCTGTTGCAAAAACAGGTCCTTTTCCTGAATCGACAGATCACCGCGTGCATGAACCTGCACCAGCGCGAATTCAGGCTCCACCTCGGGGAAGAATTCCACACCTTTGCCCAACTGAGAATACGCCAGGTAGGAGCCGATGAGCGCCAGCACAGCGACGGCCAGGGTCTTGCCCGGATGGTGCAGCAGCCGCTCGAGCAGGGCCAGATAGACCCGCAGGCCAGAATTGTCCGGGTTCTGGGATAAGGGCCGGGAGGTGGGTGAATCGGCTTGCCGCTCTTCAAGCTCTTCCCTCGCCTCGCCCTCCTCTCGCTCATCGCCCCTCGCCTCCCTTCCCTTGCCCCCACTCAGCGCCCAGCCGAGCACCGGCAGAAAAATCAGTGCCATTGCGAGCGATGCCGAGAGCGCGATCAGTACAGTGATCGGCAGGTATTTCATGAACTCACCGACAATCCCGGGCCAGAACAGCAGCGGAAAGAAGACCGCCAAGGTGGTCAGCGTCGATGCGGCTACCGGCCAGGCCATGCGCTTGGCTGCGCCGGCAAAGGCATCCCGCGGCGACTGCCCTTGCCCCAGACGGCGATCGGC
Above is a genomic segment from Thiorhodovibrio litoralis containing:
- a CDS encoding right-handed parallel beta-helix repeat-containing protein — translated: MLNGFRRLPRFLLLAIVAVAGFSFATSAFAARQFWVSPDGDDLAPGTPDQPFRTLERARDAVRALPRPLTGPVAVNLADGVYRLEQPLILDARDSGEASAPIIYRAVTGDTPEIRGSIPIQGWELVPGTLDLYVAPTPQVRSRQFFVNGKRAQRARTSDDPASFVPFFIPDDLPIPQNREDPCNPPTTQVPVTGSGGIEYVVDPLNPSAWRDPSSWTNQSEIEAVILAQWKSMRVRVDRVTDDPGLLDPESRLIMMQTPGWWNANMFRSAPVSIPGISDDVFPTADGEPALWSFWKVSYFENALEFLDEPGEWYLDEAKQLLYYIPRPGEDLTTAEAELPVLEALIDVRGAADAPVRYLRFENLTFAYATWLDPSSADGYVSDQSGFHVVGEDHLTNFSGHVENVQRTPGNLRFLYAQDIGFSGNTVWHMGGVGLDAGAGSQRLRIVNNRFEDISSAAIQLGGVQKANARPDSDTRTVRNNRITDNQILYTGQDYFDAAGIFVGFSTETLIAHNSISHVPWSGIALGWGWGLLDPGSYPGVSNACSGDWGQYDTPTINSRNRIIFNRIENFLEKLWDGGAIYTLGQQGTSLDNGLMLVGNVASNKRPEAGSNIFYTDGGSRYVQLLFNAEFDNSTGSVDFGSGGALTQLLPNATQEILGLISLADFPYGGSIGGCRTYGDNLYRQNYLASLSFFDICPFTEAGITYPTNLQFEDNTIIEFREQVPRRILDKAGPR
- a CDS encoding efflux RND transporter permease subunit; this encodes MNTLIELAFSRSRTVLLALVFILIAGAGAYQSIPKEAEPDVTVPIIYVSMTHEGIAPEDAERLLVRPMEKELQSIEGIKEMTSTAREGSASVQLEFTAGFDSRKALADVRERVDLAKAELPASSDEPTVHEVNVALFPVLTIALSGPLPERGLVQIARDLKDRIEALTGVLEVDIGGDRDALMEILVDPAVMQTYGVSYAELFDLISSNNRLVAAGAVETGAGRLVLKVPGVIEDLTDMLAMPVKAADDRVVNFSDVAEIRRGFKDPQGFARVGGQPAVTLEVKKRVGANIIETIAAARAIVAEERAHWPPTLQVAFMQDKSDRIREMLGDLQNNVLSAILLVMIVIIAALGPRSALLVGMAIPASFLATMLVLQSMGYTINIVVLFSLILVVGMLVDGAIVVTELADRRLGQGQSPRDAFAGAAKRMAWPVAASTLTTLAVFFPLLFWPGIVGEFMKYLPITVLIALSASLAMALIFLPVLGWALSGGKGREARGDEREEGEAREELEERQADSPTSRPLSQNPDNSGLRVYLALLERLLHHPGKTLAVAVLALIGSYLAYSQLGKGVEFFPEVEPEFALVQVHARGDLSIQEKDLFLQQVEQRVLDMPELKAIYARSYHNNNSGMSQTAEDVIGTIQLEFIDWFRRRPAEDILADIRERTDDIPGILIETRKAEGGPSEGKPIQIELSARDTALIDATVAQVRDVMDSLGGFADVQDDRPLPGIEWRLEVDRERAARYGANVALLGNAVQMLTQGILLSEYRPDDSDDEVDIRVRFPAADRHLDQLKTLTVPTAGGMVPIGNFVTLTPAPKVGTLHRVGGRRAVTIQADVAADRLADSELKRLRDALDAAELPAGVEIRFKGEDADQREAATFLSQAFISAIFLMALILVTQFNSLYQALLVLSAIVFSTAGVLLGLLVTGQPFGIVMVGLGLISLAGIVVNNNIVLIDTYNRLRREYPDPVATALETGRRRLRPVFLTALTTVLGLMPMVLAMNIDLIGRSIRFGAPSTQWWTQLASAIVGGLSIATLLTLILTPCLLVLGEQIAGRMAHWLQRFGGRSMDEGKPA